Proteins co-encoded in one Brassica rapa cultivar Chiifu-401-42 chromosome A02, CAAS_Brap_v3.01, whole genome shotgun sequence genomic window:
- the LOC103852923 gene encoding transcription factor MYB1R1: MADGSNTVACGISKEIMLFGVRVVLDPMRKSVSLNNLSDYKQTDEILKIGGEDGDRQDKNKTNSCYASADEAVPVSSNRERKRGVPWSEEEHKLFLLGLEKVGKGNWKGISQKFVKTRTSTQVASHAQKYFLRRSNLNRRRRRRSSLFDMTIPTVMPMEEVQENTSQPSSLVPEVNLVPFTLQASPEPISLSLSLALSNINEPSSSSSSSSRHSAFNTIGVA, encoded by the exons ATGGCCGACGGTAGTAACACGGTCGCGTGCGGCATAAGTAAAGAGATTATGCTGTTCGGTGTTAGGGTTGTGCTTGACCCTATGAGAAAGAGCGTGAGTTTGAACAACTTGTCTGATTATAAGCAGACGGATGAGATCCTAAAGATCGGTGGCGAGGATGGAGATAGACAAGATAAGAACAAAACCAACTCCTGTTACGCTTCCGCGGATGAAGCTGTTCCGGTTTCTTCTAATCGTGAGAGGAAACGAG GAGTCCCATGGAGTGAGGAAGAGCACAAGCTGTTCTTGCTTGGGCTGGAGAAAGTAGGAAAAGGAAATTGGAAAGGAATATCTCAAAAATTTGTCAAGACCAGAACGTCTACTCAAGTAGCTAGTCATGCTCAGAAATACTTTCTCCGGCGAAGTAATCTCAACCGTCGCCGCCGGAGAAGATCTAGCCTTTTTGACATGACAATTCCTACg GTCATGCCCATGGAAGAAGTGCAGGAGAACACATCACAACCATCTTCTCTTGTACCAGAAGTTAACCTGGTCCCATTTACTTTGCAAGCTAGTCCTGAACCGATCTCTCTCAGCCTCTCACTAGCCTTATCCAATATAAATgagccatcttcttcttcttcttcttcttcaagacaTTCAGCATTCAACACCATTGGAGTCGCTTAA
- the LOC103853412 gene encoding uncharacterized protein LOC103853412, whose translation MVADSITDDSQLSHGSPITRDVFKKRKANMLRKLKHECKVDGARRQQRTVEDDDETVVLSGNYSDDDYSDALSMFNEEEDPSESNNKSTSTTEKPEPPSPEEKATDGEKEGGLCPLCAEKMDATDLLFEQCASCEYKMCLFCYNNINESTRVCPGCRKKYEKQTSGNSGEVSFQRRGGDPIPLSSSFQALNDSA comes from the exons ATGGTTGCTGATTCCATCACCGACGATTCTCAACTCTCTCATGGCTCTCCGATCACGAGAGATGTCTTCAAGAAACGAAAG GCGAATATGTTAAGGAAGCTGAAACATGAGTGCAAGGTTGATGGTGCTCGCCGTCAACAAC GGACTGTTGAAGACGACGATGAGACTGTTGTTCTCTCTGGCAACTATAGCGATGATGATTACAGCGACGCCTTAAGCATGTtcaacgaagaagaagatccaAGCGAGAGTAACAACAAGTCTACTTCTACAACTGAAAAGCCAGAACCTCCTTCACCAGAAGAAAAGGCTACCGATGGGGAGAAAGAAGGTGGTCTTTGTCCCCTTTGCGCTGAAAAGATGGATGCAACGGATCTACTCTTCGAACAATGTGCTTCTTGCGAGTATAAGATGTGTCTCTTCTGCTATAACAATATCAATGAAAGCACCCGAGTTTGCCCAGGTTGCAGGAAGAAGTATGAGAAGCAGACAAGTGGTAACAGCGGAGAAGTGAGTTTCCAGCGACGTGGTGGTGACCCAATCCCTTTGTCTTCATCGTTTCAAGCACTTAATGATAGTGCTTAA